The proteins below come from a single Tenuifilum sp. 4138str genomic window:
- a CDS encoding peroxiredoxin, protein MEENQVIAMPRIGDPAPEFKAMTTQGEINFPHDYKGSWVILFSHPADFTPVCTSEFMTFASMEQKFNEANCKLVGLSVDGLYSHIAWLRTIKEKIEYKGMKNVEVTFPLIEDITMDVAKKYGMIQPGESNTKAVRAVFFIDPKGIIRTIIYYPLSLGRNFEELYRVLIALQTADEFGIATPADWQPGDDVIVPPAGSCGTAKDRMEGKDPNVKCYDWFFCTKKLDKDTVMKKILKK, encoded by the coding sequence GCCACGTATTGGCGACCCAGCGCCTGAGTTCAAGGCCATGACAACCCAGGGTGAAATTAACTTTCCGCATGATTACAAGGGAAGCTGGGTAATCCTATTTAGCCACCCCGCTGATTTCACCCCAGTATGCACATCGGAGTTCATGACCTTTGCCTCCATGGAGCAGAAATTTAACGAGGCTAACTGTAAGCTTGTGGGGCTTTCGGTTGATGGTTTATATAGCCACATAGCATGGCTGCGTACCATCAAGGAGAAGATTGAATACAAGGGTATGAAAAACGTAGAGGTAACATTCCCTCTAATTGAGGATATTACCATGGATGTTGCCAAGAAATACGGTATGATTCAACCCGGCGAGAGCAACACTAAGGCAGTGCGTGCGGTATTCTTTATTGATCCCAAGGGAATTATACGAACCATCATCTATTACCCGCTAAGCTTGGGCCGCAACTTTGAGGAGCTATACCGCGTACTCATCGCCTTACAAACTGCCGATGAGTTTGGAATTGCTACCCCTGCCGATTGGCAACCCGGCGACGATGTAATTGTTCCTCCTGCCGGTTCCTGTGGCACTGCTAAGGACAGGATGGAAGGTAAAGACCCCAATGTGAAGTGCTACGATTGGTTCTTCTGCACTAAAAAGTTGGACAAGGATACGGTGATGAAGAAAATCCTTAAGAAATAG